One part of the Tautonia rosea genome encodes these proteins:
- the groL gene encoding chaperonin GroEL (60 kDa chaperone family; promotes refolding of misfolded polypeptides especially under stressful conditions; forms two stacked rings of heptamers to form a barrel-shaped 14mer; ends can be capped by GroES; misfolded proteins enter the barrel where they are refolded when GroES binds) produces MSAKMIAFDQEARTAMQRGVAKLARAVKVTLGPKGRNVIIQKSFGSPTVTKDGVTVAKEIELEDKYEDMGAKMVKEVASKTNDIAGDGTTTATILAEAIYNEGLRGVVAGVNPMLMKRGMDKAVEDVVAALQSMSTKVSTTKETEQVATVASNFDREVGRMIAEATEKVGKDGVITVEEGKSLKTEVEWVEGMQFDRGYLSPYFVTNPQSMEAVLEDAYVLIHEKKISSVKDLVPVLEKVAQTGKPLLIIAEDIEGEALATLVINKLRGTFRCAAVKAPGYGDRRKAMLEDIATLTGGKPIFEALGIDLEKIGLEDLGQAKKVIIDKDNSTIIEGAGTSDAIQGRIEAIRREIKDTKSDYDREKLEERLAKLSGGVAKINVGAATESEMKEKKMRVEDALHATRAALEEGILPGGGVALLRASRSVKAGDISHDEKTGYEIIIRACAAPITQIADNAGQDGGVVCSKVLDLKGNEGYDALNDEYTDLVKAGIIDPTKVTRSALQNAASVATLLLTSDALIADLPKDGEGAPAGGMDDDMY; encoded by the coding sequence ATGTCCGCGAAGATGATCGCATTTGATCAGGAAGCCCGCACCGCCATGCAGCGCGGTGTGGCCAAGCTCGCCCGAGCTGTCAAGGTCACGCTCGGCCCCAAGGGCCGCAACGTGATTATCCAGAAGTCGTTCGGCTCGCCGACGGTCACCAAGGACGGCGTCACCGTCGCCAAGGAGATCGAGCTGGAGGACAAGTACGAAGACATGGGCGCCAAGATGGTCAAGGAGGTCGCCTCCAAGACCAACGACATTGCCGGCGACGGCACGACCACGGCGACCATTCTGGCCGAAGCGATTTACAACGAAGGGCTCCGCGGCGTCGTCGCCGGTGTCAACCCGATGCTCATGAAGCGCGGGATGGACAAGGCGGTTGAGGACGTGGTTGCCGCGCTTCAGTCGATGAGCACCAAGGTTTCCACCACGAAGGAAACCGAGCAGGTCGCCACCGTGGCCTCGAACTTCGACCGCGAGGTCGGCCGGATGATCGCCGAGGCGACCGAGAAGGTCGGCAAGGACGGCGTGATCACGGTCGAAGAGGGCAAGAGCCTGAAGACCGAGGTCGAGTGGGTTGAGGGGATGCAGTTCGACCGCGGCTACCTCTCGCCGTACTTCGTGACCAACCCGCAGTCGATGGAGGCGGTCCTCGAAGACGCCTACGTCCTGATCCATGAGAAGAAGATCAGCTCGGTCAAGGACCTCGTCCCGGTCCTGGAGAAGGTGGCCCAGACGGGCAAGCCGCTCCTGATCATTGCCGAGGACATTGAGGGCGAGGCGCTGGCCACCCTGGTCATCAACAAGCTGCGTGGCACCTTCCGTTGCGCCGCCGTGAAGGCCCCGGGCTACGGCGACCGTCGCAAGGCGATGCTCGAGGACATCGCCACCCTGACCGGCGGCAAGCCGATCTTCGAGGCGCTCGGCATCGACCTCGAGAAGATCGGCCTGGAAGACCTCGGCCAGGCCAAGAAGGTGATCATCGACAAGGACAACTCGACGATCATCGAAGGGGCCGGCACCTCCGACGCGATCCAGGGTCGCATCGAGGCGATTCGTCGCGAAATCAAGGACACCAAGAGCGACTACGACCGCGAGAAGCTCGAAGAGCGTCTGGCGAAGCTCTCCGGTGGCGTGGCCAAGATCAACGTCGGCGCCGCGACCGAGTCGGAGATGAAGGAAAAGAAGATGCGCGTCGAGGACGCCTTGCACGCCACCCGGGCGGCCCTGGAAGAGGGCATCCTCCCGGGCGGCGGCGTGGCGTTGCTGCGGGCCTCGCGATCGGTCAAGGCCGGCGACATCTCGCACGACGAGAAGACCGGCTACGAGATCATCATCCGGGCCTGTGCCGCGCCGATCACCCAGATCGCCGACAACGCAGGGCAGGACGGCGGCGTGGTCTGCTCGAAGGTCCTCGATCTGAAGGGCAACGAAGGCTACGACGCGCTGAACGATGAATACACCGACCTGGTGAAGGCCGGCATCATCGACCCGACCAAGGTGACCCGCTCGGCCTTGCAGAACGCCGCCAGCGTGGCCACTCTGCTGTTGACCTCCGACGCCCTGATCGCCGACCTGCCGAAGGACGGCGAGGGCGCCCCGGCCGGCGGCATGGACGACGACATGTATTGA
- a CDS encoding ubiquitin-conjugating enzyme E2: MLRKSYDSPQSRRLRSDRSAMERLQEESTIVRFRASGDPPQRYLVEFRGRSLARERGKIIAQDSHQVEIKLGASYPRSMPELRWLTPIYHPNISEIGLVCLGGYNTHWVPSLQLDELCEMLWDMARFHNYDLRSPYNRDAALWAANQSTFAFPMDARPLRDVRAAQGRFEPEGVASSQGTEGEPIVLFDEEVALPPRREPAAAPVRREPPPDIMFIE, translated from the coding sequence ATGCTTCGGAAATCGTATGATTCGCCCCAGTCTCGCCGATTGCGATCGGATCGGTCGGCGATGGAGCGTTTGCAAGAGGAGAGCACGATTGTCCGGTTTCGGGCCTCGGGCGATCCACCGCAGCGTTATCTGGTCGAATTCCGGGGTCGAAGCCTGGCGAGAGAGCGGGGGAAGATCATCGCCCAGGACTCGCATCAGGTGGAGATCAAGCTGGGGGCCTCGTACCCGAGGAGCATGCCCGAGCTGCGCTGGCTGACGCCGATCTATCACCCGAATATTTCGGAGATCGGCCTGGTTTGCCTGGGCGGCTACAACACGCACTGGGTGCCGAGCCTGCAACTCGACGAACTGTGCGAGATGCTCTGGGATATGGCCCGGTTTCACAACTACGATCTCCGCAGCCCTTATAACCGTGATGCAGCCCTGTGGGCGGCAAACCAATCGACGTTTGCCTTCCCGATGGATGCTCGGCCGCTGCGTGACGTGAGAGCTGCGCAAGGCCGGTTCGAGCCGGAGGGAGTGGCCTCGTCGCAGGGGACCGAGGGGGAGCCGATCGTTCTGTTCGACGAGGAGGTGGCCCTGCCCCCTCGGCGCGAACCGGCCGCGGCTCCGGTGCGGCGGGAGCCACCGCCGGACATCATGTTCATCGAATGA
- a CDS encoding DMT family transporter, with product MARSPSEPLRRLLPEVIRPVPLESSSRSDRAFGRRCILAAAVLWSLSGVFTKSLAGLDAGTIAFFRGLFAGLALLPLVRRANMQLRAPMIPLVITFAAMTGLFIAAMKATTAANTIFLQYSSSLWAVPLSLVFLREWPDRRSLWCIGVAAFGIALIVVRGGGGGPNDSLGIAMALGSGVGYAGVAVGLRSLRGLDPMWLSSVNNLGGALVLGLVLLMVSGSIPLPTWPQAGALLLFGIVQMAIPYVLFARGLRDVPAPEAGLIALVEPLLNPLWVLLIIGEAPNEPTLTGGAFLLAGVALRYLPLRRPRPVPTVATPVTPTDSAPG from the coding sequence ATGGCTCGCTCTCCTTCCGAACCCTTGCGACGGCTCCTCCCTGAGGTCATTCGCCCCGTGCCCCTGGAATCTTCGAGTCGATCCGACCGCGCCTTCGGCCGTCGTTGCATCCTGGCCGCCGCCGTCCTCTGGAGCCTCTCCGGCGTCTTTACCAAGAGCCTGGCCGGGCTCGATGCGGGTACGATCGCTTTCTTTCGCGGCCTGTTCGCGGGTCTGGCCCTCCTGCCCCTGGTTCGCCGCGCGAACATGCAGCTTCGAGCGCCGATGATCCCCCTGGTCATCACCTTTGCCGCCATGACCGGCCTGTTTATCGCTGCCATGAAGGCCACGACCGCCGCCAACACCATCTTCCTCCAGTACAGTTCCTCCCTCTGGGCTGTCCCCCTCAGCCTCGTCTTCCTCCGCGAGTGGCCCGACCGCCGATCGCTCTGGTGCATCGGTGTCGCTGCCTTCGGCATCGCCCTGATCGTCGTACGGGGCGGGGGAGGGGGGCCCAACGACTCGCTCGGCATCGCCATGGCCCTGGGCAGCGGGGTCGGCTACGCCGGAGTTGCCGTCGGCCTGCGGAGCCTCCGGGGGCTCGACCCGATGTGGCTCAGTTCGGTCAACAACCTCGGCGGCGCGCTGGTCCTCGGCCTCGTCCTCCTGATGGTCTCCGGCTCCATCCCCCTGCCGACCTGGCCGCAGGCCGGAGCCCTCTTGCTGTTCGGGATCGTTCAGATGGCCATCCCGTATGTCCTCTTCGCCCGAGGGCTCCGCGACGTTCCCGCCCCCGAAGCCGGTCTCATCGCCCTGGTCGAGCCCTTGCTCAACCCCCTCTGGGTTCTTCTCATCATCGGCGAAGCCCCCAACGAACCGACCCTCACCGGAGGCGCCTTCCTGCTCGCCGGTGTCGCCCTCCGCTATCTTCCCTTGAGGCGCCCCCGCCCCGTCCCAACGGTTGCAACCCCCGTGACTCCCACCGATTCCGCCCCGGGCTGA
- a CDS encoding Mov34/MPN/PAD-1 family protein, which translates to MSSDRDEIQFDEVSYREPLRLRRPDRDRRFACLAYGNPGPEDLAIFVDRVTVDAIERHALSDTRVELGGILLGKECVDEETGRPFVWISQAIEAKHYENTQASFTYTHDSWEEITRERDRTYPNLDIVGWYHTHPDFGIFLSGHDVFIQQHFFGQPLQVAYVVDPIRQTRGIFQWRDGGLRQVEGYVVVSPRDQRRALARTVDDLEGVLVAESSGGLGALSPRLEAELIAMLNRPHTASVTTADRGQSAAVFTLLGIIFGVLGLALALWIGALTSQIREQSRSLGSLKAELARANEARKASDTAERLRAKEQAIDALLAEVRVGDSNERFTRVYTQLREERDRAVAEAALVEQVGRDLIAKDRELGEMRRQVAIRDQSLAQMEDLREEADRLRSANERLARAASGDGTAIDEVLAGNADGIDRRYTVAWYAAVGGWSVAVLLGLGLVATIARSVPHARDVPEPPAPTGRGGSAEGPHRIDH; encoded by the coding sequence GTGAGCAGTGATCGCGACGAGATTCAGTTTGATGAGGTGAGCTACCGGGAGCCGCTTCGGCTGCGACGGCCCGACCGGGATCGGCGGTTTGCGTGCCTCGCGTACGGGAACCCGGGTCCGGAGGATCTGGCGATCTTCGTCGATCGAGTGACGGTTGACGCGATCGAGCGTCATGCGCTGAGCGACACGAGGGTGGAGCTTGGGGGCATCCTGCTCGGCAAGGAGTGCGTGGACGAGGAAACGGGGAGGCCGTTCGTCTGGATCTCGCAGGCGATCGAAGCGAAGCATTACGAGAACACGCAAGCAAGCTTTACCTATACGCACGACTCGTGGGAGGAAATTACCCGAGAGCGGGACCGAACGTATCCGAACCTGGACATCGTTGGTTGGTATCACACGCATCCGGACTTCGGCATTTTTCTGTCGGGGCACGATGTGTTCATTCAGCAACACTTCTTCGGCCAGCCGTTACAGGTGGCCTATGTGGTGGATCCGATCCGCCAGACTCGGGGCATTTTTCAGTGGCGGGATGGCGGGTTGAGGCAGGTCGAGGGGTATGTGGTCGTCTCCCCTCGGGACCAGCGGAGGGCTCTGGCCCGGACGGTCGACGACCTGGAGGGGGTGCTGGTGGCCGAGTCCTCGGGGGGACTGGGCGCACTCTCGCCCCGCCTGGAAGCGGAGCTGATCGCCATGCTGAATCGACCGCACACCGCATCGGTCACGACAGCCGACCGGGGCCAGTCGGCCGCGGTCTTTACCCTGCTGGGGATCATCTTCGGCGTGCTCGGCCTGGCGTTGGCGCTCTGGATTGGGGCGTTGACGAGTCAGATCCGGGAGCAGTCGCGATCGCTCGGCAGCCTGAAGGCTGAGCTAGCCCGCGCAAATGAGGCTCGCAAAGCATCGGACACCGCCGAGCGTCTCCGAGCGAAGGAGCAGGCGATTGACGCCTTGCTGGCGGAGGTTCGCGTGGGGGATTCGAACGAGCGGTTCACCCGCGTTTATACTCAGTTGCGCGAGGAGCGCGATCGGGCCGTGGCCGAGGCAGCCCTGGTCGAGCAGGTCGGGCGCGATCTGATCGCCAAGGATCGAGAACTGGGGGAGATGCGTCGCCAGGTGGCGATCCGGGACCAATCGCTTGCTCAGATGGAAGACCTGCGCGAGGAAGCGGATCGGCTCCGGTCGGCGAACGAACGGCTGGCCCGAGCGGCTTCGGGAGATGGGACCGCGATCGACGAGGTGCTGGCAGGCAATGCCGATGGGATCGACCGGCGGTACACGGTGGCCTGGTATGCGGCGGTCGGAGGTTGGTCGGTCGCGGTCTTGCTTGGCCTGGGCTTGGTAGCGACCATTGCGCGATCGGTCCCGCATGCCAGAGACGTTCCAGAGCCCCCTGCCCCGACCGGTCGGGGCGGATCGGCCGAAGGACCGCATCGGATCGATCACTAA
- a CDS encoding RING finger protein produces MDVLVVGIIVLALYAIVRIFGALWAGLSGARYRAYRALARQYRGRYEHRGLVDPPTVSFGHNGSSVRVGLAPVVAGQPSMPRTRVVTRFAAGIPFRFELFPVQRPSPKQVPRGTRLVRMGDPVFDRHYVVRANDPEIAREFLNRDSARSAIEALRKLGPPGGILVSVNPERLLVQIDRNLGQSVSGLDSAVRESLVLHDLLRSKITERMAEGIAIVDVGASSPVEAGPPICKVCNEPIGPDEAKVICASCKTPHHRDCWTFVGACSIYGCQGKQCVSA; encoded by the coding sequence ATGGACGTTCTGGTCGTCGGGATCATCGTCCTGGCCTTGTATGCGATCGTCCGAATCTTCGGGGCGCTGTGGGCGGGGCTTTCCGGGGCGAGGTACCGGGCGTATCGGGCCCTGGCGCGACAGTACCGGGGGCGTTACGAGCATCGGGGGTTGGTGGACCCGCCGACGGTGAGCTTCGGGCACAACGGGTCGAGCGTTCGGGTGGGGCTGGCTCCGGTGGTCGCCGGGCAGCCGTCGATGCCCAGGACTCGGGTGGTGACGCGGTTCGCGGCGGGGATTCCGTTTCGGTTCGAGCTGTTCCCGGTGCAGCGGCCGTCTCCGAAGCAAGTGCCGCGAGGGACTCGGCTGGTGCGAATGGGGGACCCGGTCTTCGACCGGCATTACGTGGTGAGGGCCAACGATCCGGAGATCGCAAGGGAGTTTTTGAACCGGGACTCGGCCCGGTCGGCGATCGAGGCCTTACGAAAACTGGGACCACCGGGGGGAATCCTGGTGTCGGTCAACCCGGAGCGGCTGCTGGTGCAGATCGACCGAAACCTGGGGCAAAGCGTTTCGGGGCTGGACTCGGCCGTCCGGGAAAGCCTGGTCCTGCACGACCTCTTGCGGTCGAAGATCACCGAGCGCATGGCCGAGGGGATTGCGATTGTCGATGTCGGCGCGTCGAGCCCGGTGGAGGCCGGGCCGCCGATCTGCAAGGTCTGCAACGAGCCGATCGGACCGGACGAGGCGAAAGTGATCTGCGCCTCGTGCAAGACGCCGCATCACCGCGATTGCTGGACGTTTGTGGGAGCCTGCTCGATTTACGGGTGCCAGGGAAAGCAGTGTGTGTCAGCGTGA
- a CDS encoding EsaB/YukD family protein — protein sequence MSYGGNADASGIQVTFLDQTGSKSVKAVIAYSVPVSRILPNIITKMNLPTTGPDGQPLSYSLDHKEGRRRLTEAQTLVEASVQNGDHLIVYPEVVAGSSG from the coding sequence ATGTCTTACGGCGGTAATGCGGATGCCAGCGGGATCCAGGTTACGTTCCTGGACCAGACCGGATCGAAGTCGGTCAAGGCGGTGATCGCCTACAGTGTTCCGGTGAGCCGGATCCTGCCGAACATCATCACGAAAATGAACCTTCCGACGACTGGTCCGGACGGTCAGCCGTTGAGCTATTCGCTCGACCACAAGGAAGGGCGTCGGCGATTGACCGAGGCGCAAACCCTGGTCGAGGCGAGCGTTCAGAACGGCGATCACTTGATCGTTTATCCGGAGGTGGTCGCGGGCTCCAGCGGGTGA
- a CDS encoding HesA/MoeB/ThiF family protein has translation MDDDILHIDDDDRYSRLRLISWWRQDRLAAAKVLVVGAGALGNEVLKNLALLGVGTVVVIDLDEVEASNLSRSVLFRAEDGGQPKAEVAARRARELNPDVNIRAIHGDVITDVGLGLFAEMDVVIGCLDNREARLWVNRQCWKVGTPWVDAGIQEIQGVVRVFVPPDSACYECGMTSRDYQLLNLRYSCPLLRREDILAGKVPTAPTIASMMAAMEVQEALKLIHGMLVQAGCLHVFNGVANTFYTTELPRKDDCLSHETYPEPMRVDLGHAVTAEEVFHVVRDHLAGPLVLSLDRDLVAAIEWPQLGKRQEVMKPRSKVTLAEAIDAESGETGRPELIAMVEEGTPLAGRSLAELGVPPYDVVRVEGLDGAVFVLLGADRERAMDASGRNSSKNTH, from the coding sequence GTGGACGACGACATTCTGCACATCGACGACGACGACCGCTATAGTCGTCTGCGCCTCATCTCGTGGTGGCGACAGGATCGGCTGGCGGCGGCGAAGGTGCTGGTGGTGGGCGCGGGGGCGCTGGGGAATGAGGTCCTGAAGAACCTGGCGTTGCTGGGGGTCGGGACGGTGGTGGTGATCGACCTGGACGAGGTCGAGGCGTCGAACCTCTCGCGATCGGTCCTGTTTCGAGCCGAAGACGGGGGGCAGCCGAAGGCCGAGGTGGCGGCGCGTCGGGCTCGAGAGCTGAACCCGGATGTAAACATCCGGGCGATTCATGGAGATGTGATCACCGACGTGGGTCTTGGTCTGTTTGCCGAGATGGACGTGGTGATCGGCTGCCTCGACAACCGAGAGGCGAGGCTCTGGGTCAACCGCCAGTGCTGGAAGGTGGGAACACCCTGGGTTGATGCGGGGATCCAGGAGATTCAAGGGGTTGTCCGGGTGTTCGTGCCGCCGGACTCGGCCTGTTATGAGTGCGGGATGACGAGCCGGGACTATCAACTATTGAACCTACGTTATAGCTGCCCCTTGCTCCGTCGAGAAGACATTCTGGCGGGGAAGGTGCCGACCGCGCCAACGATTGCCTCAATGATGGCGGCAATGGAGGTGCAAGAGGCGTTGAAGCTGATTCACGGGATGCTGGTGCAGGCCGGCTGCCTTCATGTCTTCAACGGGGTGGCGAACACCTTCTATACGACCGAACTGCCGCGCAAGGATGACTGCCTGAGCCACGAGACCTATCCCGAGCCGATGCGGGTGGACCTGGGCCACGCGGTGACGGCGGAGGAGGTGTTCCACGTGGTACGGGATCATCTGGCCGGGCCGTTGGTCTTGAGCCTCGATCGGGACCTGGTCGCGGCGATCGAGTGGCCGCAACTGGGGAAACGGCAGGAGGTGATGAAACCGAGGTCGAAGGTCACCCTGGCCGAGGCAATCGACGCAGAGTCGGGCGAGACCGGGAGGCCCGAGTTGATTGCGATGGTCGAGGAAGGGACCCCCCTGGCGGGGCGATCGCTGGCCGAACTGGGCGTACCCCCGTACGATGTGGTCCGCGTGGAAGGGCTGGATGGGGCGGTCTTCGTCCTGCTGGGGGCCGACCGGGAGCGGGCGATGGACGCCTCGGGGAGAAATTCATCGAAAAACACTCATTGA
- a CDS encoding trimeric intracellular cation channel family protein: MLNLGDGPSQVFTTASIVGSVAFALSGFMMGARKRLDLMGVFILAFLTANGGGVIRDLLVDRPPAIMAGLRPFYLTAGTVTLALLLRLQHRASLERAWIFVLSDAVGLVAFGITGAIIGIEHDLNLFGVVTLSFLTATGGGIVRDILVNEVPLVLHGDFYGSVAILLGLAIDTLHRADLMTPASLLAVFAAGLLLRLIAYRRRWSLPRLNASFQDSPSVPPSH; encoded by the coding sequence ATGTTGAATCTTGGAGACGGTCCCTCCCAGGTCTTCACCACGGCGTCGATCGTCGGCAGTGTAGCGTTTGCCCTCTCCGGCTTCATGATGGGGGCTCGCAAGCGGCTCGACTTGATGGGGGTCTTCATCCTCGCCTTCCTCACCGCCAACGGCGGCGGCGTGATCCGCGACCTGCTCGTCGATCGCCCTCCGGCGATCATGGCGGGCCTGAGGCCCTTCTACCTCACGGCGGGCACGGTGACGCTCGCCCTTCTCTTGAGGCTCCAGCATCGTGCCTCGCTCGAACGGGCCTGGATCTTCGTCCTGAGCGACGCAGTCGGTCTCGTCGCATTCGGGATCACGGGGGCGATCATCGGCATTGAGCACGACCTGAATCTCTTCGGCGTCGTCACCCTCTCGTTCCTCACCGCCACCGGCGGCGGTATTGTCCGCGACATCCTCGTCAACGAGGTTCCCTTGGTCCTCCACGGCGACTTCTACGGCAGCGTGGCCATCCTCCTCGGCCTGGCCATCGACACCCTCCATCGAGCCGACCTGATGACCCCCGCCTCCCTCCTTGCCGTCTTCGCCGCGGGCCTGCTCCTCCGCCTGATCGCCTACCGGCGCCGCTGGTCCCTCCCTCGGCTCAATGCTTCGTTCCAGGACTCCCCCTCCGTTCCCCCGTCCCATTGA